One Candidatus Poribacteria bacterium DNA window includes the following coding sequences:
- the mazF gene encoding endoribonuclease MazF: MSSAEYVPQRGDAIWINFNPQAGHEQAGRRPAVVLSPGGYNDKTSLVILCPITNQVKGYPFEVAIPAGLDVTGVILTDQVKSMDWRARNAALICPLSAETVDTTLQRVGTLMTREDGT, from the coding sequence ATGAGCTCAGCTGAGTATGTCCCACAGCGCGGTGATGCGATATGGATTAACTTCAATCCGCAAGCGGGACATGAGCAAGCCGGACGGCGACCCGCTGTTGTGCTCTCACCGGGTGGTTATAACGACAAGACCAGTTTGGTGATCCTCTGTCCAATTACCAACCAAGTGAAAGGATATCCCTTTGAGGTTGCTATTCCTGCGGGACTAGATGTGACAGGCGTTATTCTGACAGATCAGGTCAAAAGCATGGATTGGCGAGCGAGAAATGCAGCGTTGATATGCCCTTTGTCCGCGGAAACAGTGGATACCACCTTACAGAGAGTTGGAACACTCATGACAAGGGAAGATGGGACTTGA
- a CDS encoding beta-lactamase family protein: MKLTFRMHHSSPNLEECVTEHLTSKSQTYSDCNDNLLYLTATPHEVGLSAQWLGRISSTTQGFIDNQRLAGAVTLVARRGKVAHFEAYGMMDIKADKPMQKDTIFRIYSMTKPIAAVGVMMLCEEGRLTLDAPASVYLPELSGLKVAQDPEGDLFTPVKVDRAMTVQDLMQHTAGLPGAARYMGGNTAVDKLYREAGLHRLHECNLRELVERLGRIPLLYQPGTKWHYSIAADVLGRLIEVASAQPFDQFLAERIFQPLGMVDTGFYVPVEKIDRLAGMYGSKPSGGLQTIDAPEGGTGHISKASFIEKPRFLSAGGGLVSTASDFARFCLMLSGKGALSGKRLMKAESIELMTCNHLPENLIPLDKKPEDRYGGLGFGLGVSVRVQQTDWVPASQIGEYGWIGGTSTEFWISPRDELVSITLAQHIPFSALSHTVKPLVYAAIVKD, encoded by the coding sequence ATGAAATTAACCTTTCGGATGCATCACAGCAGTCCAAATTTGGAGGAATGTGTGACCGAGCATTTGACCTCTAAATCACAAACATATAGTGATTGTAATGATAACCTTCTTTACTTGACCGCCACCCCGCACGAGGTAGGGCTTTCGGCGCAGTGGCTTGGGCGTATCTCCTCAACAACGCAAGGGTTCATTGACAATCAGCGGCTCGCCGGCGCGGTCACGCTTGTTGCTCGGCGTGGGAAGGTTGCGCACTTTGAAGCATACGGCATGATGGACATCAAAGCAGACAAGCCGATGCAAAAGGACACAATTTTCCGCATCTACTCGATGACCAAGCCGATCGCTGCCGTGGGTGTGATGATGCTCTGTGAGGAAGGTAGGCTAACGCTCGACGCACCGGCATCAGTATATCTACCCGAATTAAGCGGACTGAAGGTAGCACAGGACCCTGAGGGCGACCTGTTCACGCCGGTCAAGGTTGACCGGGCAATGACCGTTCAGGATCTGATGCAGCACACCGCCGGATTGCCCGGTGCTGCCCGATACATGGGCGGCAATACCGCAGTCGATAAGCTCTATCGTGAGGCAGGCTTACACCGTTTGCACGAGTGCAACCTACGGGAGCTTGTCGAGCGGTTAGGCAGAATCCCGCTATTGTATCAACCGGGAACAAAATGGCACTACAGCATCGCTGCCGATGTCTTAGGACGACTCATCGAAGTTGCTTCCGCTCAACCCTTTGACCAGTTTCTAGCCGAGCGCATTTTTCAGCCGTTGGGCATGGTTGATACCGGATTCTATGTACCAGTGGAGAAGATTGATCGACTAGCGGGTATGTACGGTTCAAAACCGTCGGGAGGCTTACAGACCATTGACGCACCAGAGGGCGGCACCGGACACATATCCAAGGCCAGTTTTATAGAGAAACCAAGATTCCTGTCCGCCGGCGGTGGCTTGGTTTCCACGGCATCGGATTTCGCTCGGTTCTGCCTGATGCTCTCAGGCAAGGGCGCATTGTCCGGGAAACGGTTGATGAAAGCGGAATCCATCGAGCTGATGACCTGCAACCATTTACCCGAAAACTTGATACCGCTCGACAAAAAACCTGAAGATCGTTATGGCGGACTTGGTTTTGGGCTGGGTGTCTCAGTTCGCGTCCAACAGACCGACTGGGTGCCTGCTTCCCAAATCGGTGAGTACGGTTGGATCGGCGGCACTAGTACCGAATTTTGGATCTCGCCGCGGGATGAATTGGTATCAATCACCTTAGCGCAGCACATTCCTTTTTCTGCGTTAAGCCATACAGTTAAGCCGCTAGTCTACGCGGCGATTGTGAAAGATTGA
- a CDS encoding AbrB/MazE/SpoVT family DNA-binding domain-containing protein: protein METRVRKWGNSLALRIPKPFANQIGLKPNSLVKLSLRGAELVIVPVKSPGLKLDDLLAQVTEHNLHGEVDTGPAVGGEA, encoded by the coding sequence ATGGAAACTCGTGTGCGGAAATGGGGCAATAGTTTAGCCCTGCGTATTCCTAAACCGTTTGCTAACCAGATCGGATTAAAACCTAATTCACTAGTCAAATTATCGCTCCGCGGTGCGGAGTTGGTCATTGTACCTGTGAAATCGCCCGGTTTGAAGTTAGATGACCTTTTAGCTCAAGTGACTGAACACAACTTACACGGTGAAGTGGACACTGGACCTGCGGTGGGTGGTGAAGCATGA
- a CDS encoding SRPBCC family protein: MKVFHLRTEQKIEKSQDELFSFFSNAYNLAEITPPWLYFQMLTPAPIEMKVGTLIDYRLKLRGIPIRWQSEITTWEPPHAFVDEQRRGPYRRWIHKHTFVPVPDGTLVRDEVDYAVLGGSLVQKFFVAPDIEKIFAYRTAKLKELLT; the protein is encoded by the coding sequence ATGAAAGTTTTCCACTTAAGAACCGAACAGAAAATCGAGAAGTCACAAGACGAGTTATTCAGCTTCTTTTCAAACGCATACAATCTAGCGGAGATAACACCCCCTTGGCTCTATTTCCAGATGCTTACACCCGCTCCCATTGAGATGAAGGTTGGGACGTTGATCGACTATCGTTTGAAATTGCGTGGTATTCCGATTCGCTGGCAAAGCGAGATAACAACTTGGGAGCCACCTCACGCCTTTGTTGATGAACAGCGTCGTGGACCCTACCGCCGCTGGATCCATAAACACACCTTTGTTCCCGTTCCCGATGGTACACTAGTAAGAGATGAGGTAGATTATGCGGTACTTGGCGGTTCGCTTGTGCAGAAGTTTTTTGTCGCCCCAGACATAGAGAAAATTTTTGCCTACCGTACCGCGAAGTTAAAAGAACTCCTCACGTAG